The sequence GCGGAGACGAACCGGCTGGCCGCGCCGTACTCCTCAACCCTCTTGCCGTACGGCTCGAAACACCGGTAGGCGTCCTGCGCCGCCTCCAGCGACTTCGGGTCCTCCTCCCCCAGGTAGTCGAAGATCGCCTGCATCGACTCCCAGAGGCTGTACACGTCGAGTCCGTGAAATCCGGCCCGTTGCTCCTCCGGCCGCTCCACGTTCCAGGCCCGCAGCCAACTGGCGAACCGGGCCACCTCGGCATTGGCCCACATCCAGGTCGGCCACCGCTCAAACTGGTCGAGCGCGAGCTGGGGTTGGAGCGCGCCACCCGGTGCCGCCGTCACGGAGCGGTGCACCCGATCGCAGTCGGGCCAGTCACCCTCCACGGCGACGAAGGAGAAGCCGCACTCCGCGATCAGCCGGCGGGTGAGCTGCTCCCGCAGCCGGTAGTAGTCGTAACTGCCGTGGGTGGATTCACCGATCATCACCACCCGGGCGTTCCGAACGCGCTCCAGCAACGGGTCGAAATCGCTCGGCGCGCCGAGCCGCTGAACCAGCATGCCAGCGGCTACCCGGCCGCCGCTGCGGCAAACCGTGGGCGCGTCGCGGGCCGACACGCCGGCCGCCGGGCCATCGTGGGTGCCAACCCGACCGGTGTACGGCCACCGCGAGCGGGTAGCCGGCCGACATGACCGTCACCGGGGTTCAGTTGCAGGAGTACCTGGCCGGGCTCGACTACCCGGTCTCCCGGGAGGACCTGGTCCGCTGGGGTCAGGAGAACGGGGCCAGCACAGCGATGCTGCAGATGCTGCAGGCCCTACCACCCGAGCAGTTCAACTCCCCCGACGAGTTGAACGCCGCCCTGACCACTCCCACCTGACCTCGGTGATCATGAGGTTATCGCCGTCCCGCACGGCGTGTCGCGCCGCTAACTTCATGATCACCGGGCGTGGGGTTACGGGAGGGGGATTGTGCGGGCTTCTGCTCGGGCGGTTTCGGCGGCGGCGAGGATGGTGACGACCTCACGGCCGAAGCGGACGTCGCAGCGGTGATCCCGGCTGCCGGCCCGCACCTGCTCGACGAGCTGGTCGATGGCGACGCCGAACGCGGTGGCGGCGTCGTTCTCGCCGAACGGGACGTTCTCGATGCCGTTTTCGCCGTAGAACACGAACTCCCGGGCCATCGACTCGGTCGGGGCATCCAGGGAGAGTGAGGCGCTGCTCGTGGCACCCCCCTCGTGGGTGAGCAGCAGGTGCACCATCCCGTTCGGGCCGTCCATCGCCGCCACCTGCGTCACCCGGCCCAGCACCGGCAGGAGGATCGAGAGGGCGTGCGGGGC comes from Micromonospora vinacea and encodes:
- a CDS encoding DUF2795 domain-containing protein, which translates into the protein MTVTGVQLQEYLAGLDYPVSREDLVRWGQENGASTAMLQMLQALPPEQFNSPDELNAALTTPT